TTTTACCTTTGACTGGAGTTCTGCTTTTTGggtctcttcttccttctttctccttttagttGCAGGAGTTAATTTGACATCCGCCCGAACCGTCACTTCAGGACTTGCTGCCACCCCTAGGAAGTCACAGGAATCTGTGACATTGCTTTTCAGTCCATCCCGTGAAGCCTTCAAagcccagcactcagcccagccTTACCTGCAGAGCCGTGAGCCATAATCCCACCCACGGGAAAAGGTGGGCCCTGGCAGTTGATCACACCAGCCATGCTGTTAGTTTCCTGTCCATAAGGAGGTCCAGTGCCCAGCATTCCCCCTTGGTTCACACTGGGATAACCGGGTGGCCTGgagaaggcaaggaaaaaaaacaggcgTTCACTCCAAATAACGATGCTTTGATTGGTGTTTGGCCCTCTTCTGTCACACagtgaagggagaggaaaaagcctTCCAGAAGGCAAATCTTTAAGGAAGTTGACTATCAGCCCAGCTTGGGTTACTGCAGCCATGGCTTTCCAAGCC
The sequence above is drawn from the Meleagris gallopavo isolate NT-WF06-2002-E0010 breed Aviagen turkey brand Nicholas breeding stock unplaced genomic scaffold, Turkey_5.1 ChrUn_random_7180001939815, whole genome shotgun sequence genome and encodes:
- the LOC109364936 gene encoding AT-rich interactive domain-containing protein 1A-like, with translation MMPSSPLATPLGAYPVWPNCSALPSANFCSAGLGGSLNPAAAGSQLRGSVPPQLGAGMCPPAGGMARRAPGAAAVCAAANAIQSWPPGYPSVNQGGMLGTGPPYGQETNSMAGVINCQGPPFPVGGIMAHGSAGVAASPEVTVRADVKLTPATKRRKKEEETQKAELQSK